Sequence from the Triplophysa rosa linkage group LG22, Trosa_1v2, whole genome shotgun sequence genome:
aattctaggtattaccaactgacaggacgcctgagagcgtaatgcacgtgaaggactgtaatacaaaaggagttcattcaagtactgaggagctaaaccatgtaaggctttataggtaataagcaagattttaaagttaacgcgatgctttataggtaaccagtgcaaggttgacagaaccgggctaatatgttcatacttttttgtacgtgtaagaactcgagctgccgcgttttggaccaattggagtttttgtaataagcctgcagggcaaccacctaacagtgcattacagtaatctagtcttgatgtcatgaatgcatgaattaacttctctgcatctgagattgacagcatatgacgtagtttagatatattcttaagatggaaaaacgcaattttacaggtgttggcgacgtggctctcaaatgacagattactatcgaatagaacgccaagattctttgctgacgacgagggttttatggaacatccgtcaatagttaaacagtattcttggttgttacttatagcagttttcggtccaataagtaacacttccgttttgtccgagttcagtaataaaaagttgttactcatccagttttttatatcgactatgcattccattattcgatggaactgctgtgtttcatgaggcttcgaggaaatataaagttgagtatcatcagcataacagtgaaagctaactccgtgtcgctttattatatctcctagaggtagcatgtataatgcgaagagcagaggccctaagactgagccctgtggtacaccgtactggacttgcgatttgcgtgacacctcattgtttattgctacaaattgaaaacggtcggataaataagatttaaaccatttcaaagctattcccttaatgccgacataattttcgagtctatgtaggagtgtgctgtggtcaatggtatcgaatgcagcactaaggtctagcagcaccaataacgagatacaacctcggtcagacgccaatagcagatcatttgtaactctgatcaaagcagtctctgtactgtgacatgctctaaatccagactggaattcttcattgatgtcattcctttggaacATTACATAGAACATCCATCTACCACCCCCAAACCGACGGATTGGTGGAACGATTTAACCAAATGATGAAGAGGATGTTACGACGCGTGGTGGCAGAGGATGGGCATGACTGGGACCTCATGCTACCCTACGTGCTCTTCGGCGTTCACGAAGTACCCCAGGCCTCCACCGGCTTTACACCATTTGAACTCCTGTTCGGCCGGCAACCCCGCGGCCTATTAGATGTCACTCGAGAGGCCTGGGAGCAACAACCGGCACCCCATCGCAGCGTCATCGAGCATGTACAAGAGATGAGGGACCGCATCAACCGGATGATGCCCCTGGTAAGGGAACATCTTGCTGAGGCCAAGCGCGCCCAACGACGATTGTATGACCGGCCCGCCCAACCCAGAGAGTTCCAAACCGGCGACCGCATGCTGGTCCTTACACCGACAGCTACCTCCAAGTTTCTGGCTTCTTGGAAAGGACCGTACACCGTCGTCGAAAAAGTGGGGCCGGTCAACTATCGGGTCCGCCAGCCGGGACGCGGCCGAGAGGAACAGCTGTACCACGTAAATCTGTTAAAGAAGTGGATCACACCCCCAGAACAGATGGCGGCCTTCGCCGAGAAAGAACCTCCGGTGGTCCGGATGGGAGAACAGCTGTCCCCCGTGCAGAAGACCGAACTCAACGCCCTTGTCAGTCAGTTCAACGTCGTCTTCTGCGAAAGGACCGGGCAGAGTAGGATAATTTACCATGAGATCCATACGCCACCCGACGTCGTGGTCCGGCAACGGCCCTACCGGGTCCCGGAAGCTCGTCGACTGACTATTGAGGAAGAGATCTTTCGGATGAGGGAGCTCCGGGTGATCGAACCATCCCGTAGCCCATGGTCCAGCCCCATAGTCATGGTCCCGAAGCCGGACGGCACTCTCCGCTTCTGTAATGACTTCTGCCGGCTGAACGAAGTCTCCAGCTTCGACGGCTATCCCATGCCCCGAGTGGATGAACTCCTGGACTGACTCGGAAAGGCACGCTTCATCTCAACCCTGGACCTCACCAACGGATATTGGCAGGTCCCCCTGGCCCCCGAGACACGAGAAAAAATGGCCTTTAGCACTCCATCGGGCCACTGGCAGTACAGAGTGCTGCCGTTTGGATTGCATGGCGCACCGGCTACATTCCAGCGTATGATGGATGTTCTCCTATGGCCTCATCAGGAGTATCCAGCAGCCTATATAGACGACCTCGTCATCCACTCGGAGAGCTGGGAAAGCCACCTCAACAGATTGCGGAGAGTGCTCATGGATCTCAGAAAGGCTGGCCTGACGGCAAACCCCAAGAAATGCCATCTGGGACTCGCCGAGGCACAGTACCTGGGTTTCCGGATCGGCCGAGGGTTAATCCAGCCCCAGACATTGAAGAAGGCCCTGTCCTCCTTCCCCGTGTTGCACGCACCTGACTTCGGCTGCCCCTTCATCCTCCAGACCGATGCTTCCGACACCGGCCTGGGTGCAGTGCTCTCCCAAACCAAGGAGGGAGAGGAGCACTCGGTCGTATACATCAGTCGGAAGCTCACACTGGCCGAATCCCGATACGCCACGGTGGAGAAGGAGGCCCTTGCCATAAAGTGGGCAGTCCTGGAGCTCCGCTACTATCTGCTAGGACAGAGCTTCTCCCTGGTCACCGACCATGCCCCGCTACAATGGATGTCCAAAGCTAAAGAAACCAACGCCCGAGTGACCAGATGGTTCCTAGCGTTCCACGACTTCCACTTTCAGGTAGTACATCGGGCAGGGTCTGCCCATGGCAACGCTGACGGTCTGTCAAGGATGTGGTGAGGCTGGACATCCTGGTCAGGGACAAACCCCCCCTCCTCAGCAAACACCCCTCTCCCGGTGCAGGCTCACCCACCGTACTAGGACGACACTTTGGGGAGGGGGTGTGGCCCCCATTGCACAATCAGCATCGCCATGGAAATGCCAGCAATCAGAGCAGCGAACCTGCTGGTCGTCAGCACCTGTTCCCCATTTACAGAGAGGATAAAAGCTGGGGAACAGGGGAAGAGGGTGAGCTTCGACTCCAGACTTGGGAGACTCTCTctaatgttgtgtttttgtcttttgtctaGAGACCAGCGGCTGACGACTGGCCACTACAACTCAACTCACGGACACTACAAATTTCACACATCACCCCCGGAGCACACGTGAAGACACTCACCGAAGGACGGACATTTTTCCCCACTGTTTCTGTCACTGCACTTTTGTGTGAATAAATCACCCTCCGGAGCCTATGATTACAAGTTCTGTGTCAGTATATTTACCTTGCTCGCCACACAGGCTTATGACATGGCTTTATGGTTAGGGTAATATTGCCACCTGTTGGCTTGGTATGCTCTTGTCAGAGCTTTATAGCATTTTTTTGCGTTTTTATGTTAACAGATGTTTTAAACGAAGAAGGGAAAATTATGTTTATAAAATATCCATGTTTGTGTGGACTAGGCCCAAGAAACCACCTAGTACCCTCTGGGCAACACATGGCAACTAGTACTAGGCATaaactaaaggaaaaatgtattaaaaaatactgttgttgtaaatgaaaacaatagGCAGAAATTCAAGcctgcattttaaataaataaatatttaagaaaCAATATATGTGGACATTTATATCACTTGTATAtacttgtatatatatttttcttcaaACATGTACAACTTGATGTAATGGTATCCTATTACTATCAAGTAtaactctgtttaaaaaaaacaattctcaCCCACAAGcggtttcaaacctgtattaatttATAGCTTGAGCCGaacaaaaataagatattttaaagaatgtggctAAGCAAACAGTTTCTGGTCCTTAATGACTTGCATAGTATTTGTAATAAGATTcaataaaatggaaggaaggaggcgggaaccggcgaacatttaaacattttaatcaaaaataaataaacaataaacagcagtaaaacaggccgacagcccctcacggacgactgccagccacacgaacataaacaaaacttaacatgtccgggcccggtcctctcttgCCATATGCTCCtgccgctcggccttttatgcttccgatctcctccgtgggagatacgaggctggtggcgcccagctgacgctcattatcaatcgcatcaccggcctcgcttgctcctcccacggctcttgtcacacctccctcgtcacagtatTATTTCCCAATACTATAGTATTGAAGTTGAAGGGACCAGAaaccgtttggttacaaacattctttaaaatgtcttaacagAAGAAAGAGCTTCatgcaggtttagaacaacttgagaatgaccaaattatgaaagaattttaagtaataaaatatattatatgtgtTTCTGTCTCACCATTTCTGTACCTTTCTGAGCAATTCTGGACCCTTTGCATTGCTGAATGAATGCATGTTATTCTCTGTTAATGTTTAGCTAATTTCTGGAAAAGGGTCTGCTAATTGTGAACATCTCAACCAAAGCATCAGCATGCAAATCCAGCACCAGGGGGCAGTATCACATTCaaacacattctctctctcctggCAGCTGGATGTGTTCAGAGCCGTGGTCAGCTGGATCGAGGAAGATAATGAGCAGAGATTGTCTCATCTCTCACGACTGATGCAGAGTGTTCGTTTCCCTCTCATGAGACCGGAGGAGCTGCAGGAGGTAGTAAGGAGAACATTTTGCCCTGACCATCCCATTATCAGTTCCTTACTGTTTAATTTTCTGCACCGTTTTGCTTTATCTCTTCCAGGTGCAGAACTGTAAACTGCTAGTCAGGAGTTCAGGAGGGAAAACAGCTTTGAGAATTGTAAATAATCTTCTGCATGGTGATCGAAGAACATCGGACTGCAAGCCGCGCACTCCAAACCAGGTGCAACGTACTGATAAAGCAATAGAAGGACAAATGATACAGTGATATTAtagttattattaattaattaaattaaattaaaataaataattaaaataaaacaaaatgaattaaaaatacttttgttaCTTGAAAGACAATAAATGTTAACTGAAATAATTGCATCTATCCGTGTACCCGTTTGTATTAGGTTTTGGTGCTTGTTGGTGGAGATTGTGTGAATGAGAATTTTGAGCGTCGAGAGCCCAACCTCTGCTTGTGGTTCGCCCGTCGCTTTATGCGCGGAGAAGGACTCATCCGTACAATCGAGTGGAGACCTCTGGCCTCCCTCCACGAGCCGCCGCGCTTCCGCCACTGTGTGTGCGTCCTCAATAACACGCTCTATATATTGGGAGGTAGGAAGTACTACGGTGCCCTGGACATACTGAAGACTGCACTGAGGTGAGACTTGTTTAGTGATGGGAAAAAGTCATCTTTTTGAATCAACCAAACCAAGTGCTTTAAAGATTGGTCCATAGTTTGGCACAGCACATGTAGATGCCGCCTGCAGGTCTGAAAAGTGTTAATGCAACAAGAACATAACACCACCAAGGCTCTATCATAACATCATAACTGCACTATCAGGCAATGACTTCAGAGGCAGCTCTGGAAAACGGATTTGGAAAAGCTTCATAGGCAGcataatgtaattttatttgaattgtaaATAGAGAGCAATAGCCAATAACGTATTTAAAAACTATGACACTAATTTCTctctagaaatgcaatcaaaagttattgaaagtgaacgTTGAACTTTAAACCTGTTTTTtagccgccattttatttttcgaGCTTGGccctgctcgaccaatcaccttcctcATGCGGACACATGCCCACATGTCTAGCTCCACCCTTTTGGTACCGGACTTCTGTGATAGGTACCCCAATGGAAGGGTCCCAAATAAGAGGTACGGTTCACTATTTTGGTACCTGTAACCCCCTCGTCAGAGAAGAGGAATGATACCACACTGGAATAAGGATTGAGCAAGTAGTTTTATTAATGAGTCCAGGTAAGGCTGACAAGTGCTCGGGTAGAATTGGAACATCCAAGGAAAATAATTCAAAATCCATCCACGGAGTATAGAAACCAAAAGAGTCCACAAGTAGTTTAGAGAGTAACATCCAACATACAACAAGACTGGACATTGTACATGACTAAACACTGGGTTAAAATAGAGTCCATGGGATGGGTTTCAGGTGGAGTGTAAAGAGCAACAGGTGCGGGGTGATCAATGATGTCAGAGGAGtgcagtgcatgatgggaaatgtagtgaTTGGGTTAAAAGTCCAGTGATTGTGATCGAGTGTAGCGGGGAGGTGACTCTGGTGCGGGGGGCATGATCGACAAAGACAGAGCAGATGTTACAGTACCCCCTCCTCCACGGACCGCTCCTGTGGGCCTTTCTGGGTGGCGAGGACAGCCACGAGGATGGGGTGCCAGTCCGTCAGGGTGAGAGATGTGGAATTGTCTGCGCAGTTCAGGATCTAGAATGTCTTCTCGGGCCACCCATGACTGTTCTTCCGGTCCGTACCCCTCCCAGTCTATGAGATATTCTAAGCGGCTGCCCCGCCTCCTGGAGTCCAGAATGTCTTCCGCATGGTAGATTAGTTGGAACTCATCGATGGTTGGCGGAGGCACATGGAAGGAGGGAAGTTACACGTACATCAAGTATTGATAATTTGAACGAATCAAACGGGGGTTGAATAGTACTCACCGCTGGGCTTGGAGGTCGGACGGGACAGGTGACGAGCATGTGTCCTGTTCCACCACAGTATAAGCACAGGTGTTGAGTGATTCTTCTGGCTCTTTCTTCACGGAAAAGCAGAGATTGATCGATGATCATGGATTCGGGTTCTGGAGGGTTAGATGGTCTTATACGGTGGTTGAGGAGGAAATGCAGTGGGTTGGGGATTAGTACAGGCAGCCAGATGTTGGGAAATCCCAACTGAGTACTGGATAAGTCTTTCCAAGCCCACAGTGTCATCGTGTATGGCCAGGTGGGTTAACCACTGGGTTAAAATAGAGTCCATGGGATGGGTTTCAGGTGGAGTGTAATGAGCAACAGGTGCGGCGTGATCAATGATGTCAGAGGGGTGCAGTAcatgatgggaaatgtagtccTGTGGTTAAAAGTCCAGTGATTGTGATCGAGTGTAGCGGGGAGGTGGCTCTGGTGCGGGGGGCGAGGTCAACGAAGACAGAGCAGATGTTACAGTACCATTCACAACTTCTGACAATGCAAATGCCAATAACTGCATACTGTACTCTacggcagtggttctcaaactggggggccccaagatggatctagGGGGTCCATAGGTTTTGTGGTATTTgttgaaatatagaaatttatcctaaattttatgcaatcaaatatcagaaaaataagaccaccaaccaaaagaattaatgttccagcattgtataactgaatatcttttttaattctttatttgggagtccgcaaagcgatgcaccctaaacaaagggggccttacaacgaataGGTTTGAAAAACACTGCTCTACGGCACTGAACCTTACCACTTGGTGAAAACAGACCATAAGAAAAAAGTAGCCACATAAATCATTAAAGAAGCAGAGGCCAACACTGCTGAAAGACAGTCTTGAATAAACTCCAATAATGGAAAACAGTCAAGTTGGTTTAAGAGACTTTGTTCACACCATGAACATTTCAGGGCATACAAACTCCTCAAATGTCTCAGTAACCTTAGCTGAAAGATTAGATACTGTGCGCTGGTGTCTGTGTGCAGATTTGATCCTGTTCAGGGAAGATGGGAACGTCTTCCTGACATGTCCAGCCCCAGAGATTACTTCGCTGCTGTGTGTCACAGAGGGAAGGTGTTTGTCCTGGGCGGTAACTGCGATGACATGAACTGTCTGGACTCAGTGGAGTGTTACTCACCTGACGACAACACCTGGAGGTCCATCTCTCTGCTACAGAGCCTTCATTTATGCTCACTGAACCTATTATTACAGAGAAATTACAGGAGTTTCATTGACCACGATAGAAACAAATTGGGTGTCCATACAGGGACTTAtagtataaataacaaaatatcagTGCTGTGCGGTCTCTGCAGTATTTATCTGTGCAGTATTTGCAatgatattatttttattgcaaTGACATTTCAAGTGTAACTTAGAGACAAAATACTATTTGGAGCCACTGCATGTCACATCAAGCTGTGGTGATTAAATATCAAACCTGAAAAGTCTATTTTCCTTTTTCCATGAACACACAGGTTGTCTCATCCTCTGGACGTGCCTCTCTGCGGTCACGCCGTGGCTGTGTTGAACGGAGAGATGTTTGTATCGGGCGGTTGCGACTCTCGTCTGCGCTGCTATCCATGTTTGTGGGTCTACGACCCGGTGCACGGCTGCTCAAAACGCTTACCCATGACAGCAGGTGAAGGACGGGCTGGTCACGTGATGCTGGTTATGGGACACCGATTGGTTGTGGCCGGGGGGTTAAAGCCAGTGTGTGCAGGGTTTGGAGACCAGCTGCAGTGTGAGTCGTATGATCCTGTTCATGACTCCTGGGCGTCTTTCCCCCCGCTGCCCCAACCGCACCTCTCGCCTGCAGCGGCCACTCTTGATGGACATCTGTATGTTTTGGGAGGGTCTTCAGCTGACTCGGCCCGTGATACGGCCTGGGTTCACCATTACGATCCACAGGCAAAGTGCTGGGACAAACTGGGAGCGATGCCGCGACCTTACGCCGATCTCGCCGCGTGCGCTTTACAGCTGCCTGCCAGCCTGAAGAGCTGAAAGAGAGCAGACAATATGATTACAGTGCACTTTAAAAATTCACTGTGATTTTACCGGAaagtgtatgtactgtactcATCTGTGTTATTGTTGTGTAATCGCGGTATGGTGAAATTTTCATTATATTTCTTATTGGAAATTACTGTGAAAGTAATGCAATTATCAGTAATTTTCAATTAGAAATGTAATGAAAAGTTCACCATCCATGGTAAACAGGAAATGTTTGGCTATGAATGCATTACTTTCACATTAAAGAAGTTCACTGCTTTCATCTTAAGGCAGATTGATTTGTGATGTGTCTCTTGACAACACTGTGTGAAATTGGTAACTATCAGGATTGGTATACAAATAACagtaacattttgtaaaattataatcAGAATTTATGTGTGATTTACACACAGAGACATCAAAAATTCAAACAGAACAAATTCAAACAAACAGCATATTTAGACACAAGGTTACATGTATCtttttattaattgttttttattacatatttacttaattttatttttgccaaATTCGTAAATATAAATCAACATATTAATTtagaatataaattaatatctgACTTTAGAATGAGACAGACTGTTTAATTTAGGCCAAAATAATTACATACAATTAAAAATGGCATAAATATTATTATGAGCTTATTGTTTTAAATTGCATAAccaatattttctttaaaaagctTAACTCAGACCTTTACAGAAGATAACACTCAAAAACTCAACCGTCTTAGAGTCAAACTGACAGGAAGGACTCAGATGCAGACAGTGTGGATAAACAAAAAGACGTTATTAAACAAAAACCCCACGAGGGGCAAAACAGCAAGGAATAACAATACAAATAGAAGACTTCCCAAGGGGGGGAACAAGAAGGTCCAGACGACAAATAATACAATCGAAAAAATCACAATATAATCGAAAAAATCACAATATAATCCAAAAGACACAACCATGCAAAAGAACACGATATTATGTGGGGGATTTCAAGATAAGAATTTGATAATGAATCGCACAGGACAATAAACAAGAGGGACTTAAATGGGGAAACTAACGAAGGGATGATTACATAGGGGAGGTGTCGGGCAGGTGACCGGAATCAAACACAAATGGGAAGCTAACGGGAAGATACACGGGGGAATGAAACACTTATGGGACAATGAcagggaaacaagggggcggggccaaagcacGCGACAGAAGGACATGTGGCACAAAGTCACAACAATGGCCACATGTCTCCACACATAACTGTTGGGTCCAGGGGCCCGTTCTTCGTACCTCACTAACTCAGTTAGCTGGATTTGATTGTTGACGTTTTCGCATGATCTTGGATTGTTCGGTACTTCGACGCTCATCCTGGACTTGTTGTCTTAGCAACAGGTCCGTTAGCTTAAACCTGCTCTGGAGCAGTCTTACTTCATGTAAACAGGATTAGATCACAGCCATGAAGCAGTCAAGTCGGCTTCATTCATACAAAAGTCTGTTGTACAAGGTACAGGATTAATagaaataatatatttagaactatttttgtttctcatttactGTGAAAAGTCTTCGGTGAGGACCGaaataaattaatgaataaataaaataatttttttttcttgtaaaggAGATATTCGCATATGAGAGatataaaagcacagacagtgcaTATGATATGggggatttataaaaaatgcagCCTGTCTTGCCATTTGCAAATTTGTGATATTTCAGTCTCTTAAGACCCCATCTTAATTAATAAGATATAATAGAACTAAAGATTCTGCATTCATGATCATGTCAATGAGCATTATGTGTCTTGATTGATGTCGTAGACTGCATCATAGGCCTCTGAGGCCTCAtgttattttctgaaaataaattatgatatttgcaggtaatattaattttaatattagtaataGTATTAAGCAAAAAGTAATTGAATCAATAAGGAAGCTGACTGATTAATCTCTTAGATGGTGTGTGACCTAATGTGCACCTACAGTATCACCAGCactgaagcaaaatgacctgAATCTGCACGAGTCAACAATCTTCAGTCACATTTATGATGAAGACACCATTCCCTGACCCAAACCTGTTACACTGCAGCCCTAgtcaggacaggatcatgaaatgACCTTTGGGCAACTGATAGGAATGAAGGATTTCAGTGTATCAAAAGTGCCTGACAGGGCCTGTTCTGTGTCATGTGCTACACTACACACATCATCAGAAAACAGAGGAGACCTGTGAGGGAGGTACAGCCTTATGATGATCTCTAAACCACTACAGACTGAGCTTCATGAGATATCACTTTTGCTATAccgttttttattattcttatataaaaagcaacataaacatgcattatgcccacatgcattttacttttaatctCCACGGATAATAGTCAGGTATCAGTGTCATCTTTTACCTGCAATGAGAGATTTTAGGTCAGTTaacaatatagaaatagttACTTAATCTccaaactttttaaaattaaatctcAAGTTTTAAgtttgtgttctttatattatcAAGGTCAATGTTTTGAAGTTTTATCTTTTGAATTTGCATATATCCAACATTTAAAGACTAAATAAAGTTTATACATGGATACGCCTTGCTCCTTTTGTGGAGTGAattaaataattcacaatacatcaaaagcaataaaatagcaCAACAAAACCATATTTTCCACTATCTGTACCACTTTTCTATGCAGACTGGGCAGATGTAAAAGCCTTTTAGATAATGTGAACTCCTGCAACTGCTACTGAGTTAatccaatttaaaaaatgtctgcCTGCTGTTCCCAGTTCAAGATTCTTCTGTGCCTTACAGTGCATCTGCCTGTGTGTCTACTCACAATAAACTTATTGTACCCGCTTTAGAAACCGCGTGTTTCACTACCCTGACACATAACATAACAAGAACAAATGACATACTGTCACGACTCTGTCCACAGAACTACAAATCTCATGACCAGAaggacagaatcatgacaacaAAATACATCCAAACGCAGTTAAAAGAAAAATGAGCAGTTTGTCACTTGATGCCTTCTGTAATCCCCTGTATTTTGTATAAAGGTAGTTGATTGTTTCAACTTTGTTTGCATATTACAGTTATTATGTACAAGAACTGCTTACGGTCACAGTATGGAAAATATTCTAAATAAACCCTTTGGTATGactatttgatttgtttttaaatactgcATTCACCAGCTGCTGTTTTTAATGATCAAATGATTGAATCTAGTTTGTTATagatttctctctctcatcGTGTCAAGATTTGACATGTGACCCGAGGCGTTGGAGCTTGTGTCAAGAATAAATGGGAGTGCCCAAGCATCTTTTATTTAGTCATGTAATACTAATACGTAAACGATCACAAAAAATTAATGAGTAGTTCATTCAtcaacacattttttctttaaCACTGCCCTTATTGGTTCAGTCTAACTCTTGCCAAATTATGACTCCCGCCATTTCCACTAAATTCAGGGGTAGGATTAAGTGTGGGCCGGGTTAGGATTTGGTGTGGGCCGG
This genomic interval carries:
- the LOC130546542 gene encoding kelch-like protein 33, with amino-acid sequence MSQYKTRGKLEKREADMTIHLQSGSSVKSRCGSEERREKGARITSSSLKRHVREKKSITPPTPPTSTFSQPTFRKPPIEPLLDSELRPFVLSTHCDALFTSLRGLKEEGLLLDCSLKFLDDSHKAHRLVLAAVSQKAEAWLLSEEAGPMEVELDGGRMTLAGLKAVLDFSYSGEVDRGEADEVLEACKELEAQRLEQLCAGDVPLSGSRERERSLQVIRTLWERNVGCDVIIQTDSGDCFPAHRVILAAGADYFRALFCGGLRESGEDVVLMRSVMSWVLHHLLDFIYSGQLKLSCRNVWDLTEACSQFQMQGALSLCLNFLQDNMDETSCLDVLALAEAFSLVDLGKRAEDYCLTHFQRVAEGEKFRDLTCDHLMRLLERDKLNAESELDVFRAVVSWIEEDNEQRLSHLSRLMQSVRFPLMRPEELQEVQNCKLLVRSSGGKTALRIVNNLLHGDRRTSDCKPRTPNQVLVLVGGDCVNENFERREPNLCLWFARRFMRGEGLIRTIEWRPLASLHEPPRFRHCVCVLNNTLYILGGRKYYGALDILKTALRFDPVQGRWERLPDMSSPRDYFAAVCHRGKVFVLGGNCDDMNCLDSVECYSPDDNTWRLSHPLDVPLCGHAVAVLNGEMFVSGGCDSRLRCYPCLWVYDPVHGCSKRLPMTAGEGRAGHVMLVMGHRLVVAGGLKPVCAGFGDQLQCESYDPVHDSWASFPPLPQPHLSPAAATLDGHLYVLGGSSADSARDTAWVHHYDPQAKCWDKLGAMPRPYADLAACALQLPASLKS